In Bacillota bacterium, a genomic segment contains:
- a CDS encoding S1 RNA-binding domain-containing protein: protein MSSLQIGQVVTGKVTGITNFGAFVALPNGATGLVHISEVADSYVKDINDYLQPNQEVNVKILSIANGKIGLSIRRAKSDQERTKKSFEDKLAKFFKESDELHVDLRRKVDSKRGGRGGRR, encoded by the coding sequence ATGTCTTCACTGCAGATTGGGCAGGTAGTTACAGGAAAAGTGACAGGGATAACCAACTTCGGGGCTTTTGTTGCTTTGCCCAACGGAGCCACCGGTTTAGTTCATATCTCTGAGGTGGCTGACAGCTACGTAAAGGATATCAATGACTACCTGCAACCTAACCAGGAAGTTAACGTAAAAATCTTGTCAATTGCCAACGGTAAAATTGGTCTCTCGATTCGCCGGGCAAAAAGCGATCAGGAACGGACCAAAAAATCCTTTGAGGACAAGCTGGCCAAATTTTTTAAGGAAAGTGACGAGTTACATGTCGATTTACGCCGAAAAGTCGACAGCAAACGCGGTGGCCGCGGCGGGCGCAGATAA
- a CDS encoding polysaccharide biosynthesis protein, producing the protein MRRGRKVNEGNKFFKGALVLAVAGAIVKFLGAVYRIPLYSILGPEGIGLFQAAYPVYSMMLSISIAGVPVAVSKLVADKLARKNYGGALQVFRVALFLMTATGLIVTGVLLLGARYYAENLLGVPDVFYPLVAIAPAVLFFAVKSAFRGFFQGQQKMVPTALSQIIEQLVRVATIFFLASLLVRQSTEMGAAGAAFGTVTGAAVALLLLVYIYFRQKADFARLIVTGNNKLQSTRSVIREIFVLALPLTISSIVLPLVNAVDSTLILPRLQVAGFSETRAVEMFGDLTGAAMPLISLPTIFTVAISASLIPAIANASATNNQRLVASLSNLSTRLGAIIGLPAALGIFLLAEPISIMLFANIEVARPLTFAAFIIIFLSLQQTTAPVLQGLGKTFVPVRNTFIGLGFKVALNYILTAIPAVNILGPVIGTIVYFAVASFLNFRAISKTVGWRVSLWQSAAKPLLNTLIMGGAVLAVYPLTFRLLQPLVGRLQPLLPAFDQARLLASFTVLIVVLIGIVVYGLSSLLTGTITRRELEMIPRVGPKTARILSRFRLLRR; encoded by the coding sequence ATAAGGAGAGGACGGAAAGTGAACGAAGGAAATAAGTTTTTCAAAGGGGCGCTGGTTCTAGCTGTGGCCGGGGCAATCGTCAAGTTTCTTGGTGCAGTGTACAGAATCCCCCTTTATAGTATATTGGGGCCAGAGGGAATTGGGTTGTTCCAGGCCGCCTATCCTGTGTATTCAATGATGTTGTCGATTTCCATCGCAGGTGTACCGGTGGCCGTGTCCAAGCTCGTGGCTGACAAACTTGCCCGGAAAAATTATGGCGGGGCGCTCCAGGTCTTCCGTGTCGCCCTGTTTTTAATGACTGCCACAGGTTTGATTGTAACCGGAGTACTCTTGCTGGGCGCCCGCTATTATGCAGAAAATCTTCTCGGCGTACCTGACGTGTTCTATCCTTTAGTGGCAATCGCGCCGGCAGTGTTATTCTTTGCCGTTAAATCTGCTTTTCGTGGCTTCTTTCAGGGGCAGCAAAAGATGGTGCCTACCGCTCTGTCGCAAATTATTGAACAACTGGTTCGGGTGGCAACAATTTTTTTCCTGGCCAGCTTGCTGGTCCGGCAAAGTACAGAGATGGGCGCCGCTGGCGCTGCGTTTGGCACCGTAACTGGTGCGGCGGTTGCGTTGCTTCTGCTGGTTTATATTTACTTTCGCCAAAAAGCGGATTTTGCCCGGCTCATTGTTACGGGAAATAATAAATTACAATCTACCCGTTCGGTTATTCGCGAAATCTTTGTCTTGGCGTTGCCCTTGACCATCAGCAGCATAGTTTTGCCCTTGGTCAACGCTGTCGATTCTACTTTGATTCTGCCGCGCTTGCAGGTGGCGGGTTTTTCGGAGACGCGGGCCGTCGAAATGTTTGGGGACCTTACAGGGGCGGCGATGCCTTTGATTTCGTTGCCAACAATCTTCACTGTCGCAATCTCGGCAAGTCTGATTCCCGCCATTGCTAACGCGTCCGCCACCAACAATCAGCGATTGGTGGCAAGTCTCAGCAACCTATCGACTCGCCTGGGGGCAATAATCGGACTGCCTGCAGCGCTTGGGATATTTTTATTGGCTGAGCCGATTAGTATCATGCTTTTCGCAAATATCGAGGTTGCCCGCCCATTGACCTTTGCAGCATTTATCATCATCTTCCTGTCCCTCCAGCAGACAACGGCGCCGGTTTTACAAGGCCTGGGTAAGACCTTTGTGCCAGTGCGCAATACTTTTATCGGGCTTGGATTTAAAGTGGCGCTAAATTATATCCTTACAGCAATTCCGGCCGTCAATATTCTTGGCCCGGTAATCGGCACAATTGTTTATTTTGCAGTTGCCAGTTTCTTAAATTTCCGGGCAATCAGTAAAACGGTGGGCTGGCGTGTCAGTCTCTGGCAGAGTGCGGCCAAACCGTTATTGAATACACTGATAATGGGGGGGGCGGTCCTTGCGGTCTATCCGCTTACCTTCCGACTTCTCCAGCCCCTTGTCGGCCGACTGCAGCCACTGCTGCCAGCATTTGATCAAGCGAGATTGTTGGCGAGCTTTACTGTTTTAATTGTCGTTCTCATCGGGATAGTCGTGTATGGCCTATCCTCTTTGCTAACGGGTACGATTACCCGACGCGAGCTGGAAATGATTCCCCGGGTTGGTCCGAAAACTGCCCGTATACTGTCGCGGTTCCGTTTGTTAAGGAGGTAA
- a CDS encoding IS3 family transposase: MELDILNKAAEIIKKDQGIDPRKLANKEKASLIDALRTRHPLNELLRMTGMPKSSYFYQKESKMCPDKYVSLREEVKNVFTKSHSRYGYRRVHAVIKQNGTIISEKVIRRIMKEEQLAVPYKKKRRYSSYKGEISPAVENLVNRDFHADKPNTRWLTDLTEFHLPAGKVYLSPIIDCFDGLVVSWTIGTSPDAELVNTMLEGAISSLSDGEHPIVHSDRGSHVRQEVA, from the coding sequence ATGGAACTGGATATCCTGAACAAGGCGGCCGAAATTATAAAAAAAGACCAGGGCATCGATCCCCGGAAGCTGGCGAACAAGGAGAAAGCAAGCCTGATCGATGCCCTGAGGACGAGGCACCCGTTGAATGAGCTGCTCAGGATGACGGGCATGCCTAAAAGCAGCTATTTCTATCAGAAAGAATCCAAAATGTGTCCTGACAAATACGTCTCTTTGCGAGAAGAAGTGAAAAATGTATTTACTAAAAGCCATAGTCGCTATGGATATAGGCGCGTACATGCGGTAATTAAGCAAAACGGGACGATTATCTCTGAAAAAGTCATTCGTAGGATTATGAAGGAGGAGCAGCTTGCCGTCCCATACAAGAAAAAACGCAGATATAGCTCATACAAAGGAGAGATAAGCCCGGCGGTGGAAAATCTGGTGAATCGTGACTTCCATGCGGATAAGCCTAATACTAGATGGCTGACCGACCTCACCGAGTTCCATTTACCAGCCGGAAAGGTCTATCTTTCGCCAATCATCGACTGCTTCGATGGATTAGTAGTCAGCTGGACGATCGGGACAAGCCCGGATGCAGAGCTAGTTAACACTATGCTAGAGGGTGCTATAAGCAGCCTTTCAGATGGAGAACATCCAATTGTACATTCGGACAGGGGTAGCCATGTGCGACAAGAAGTCGCTTAA
- a CDS encoding HU family DNA-binding protein, with translation MNKTDLIQLVAEKSGLSKKDSEKAVNAVLDGIMDATSKGEKVQLIGFGTFEKRDRKEKMGRNPSTGEKIHIPATSVPVFKAGKAFKDKF, from the coding sequence ATGAACAAGACTGACCTCATTCAATTGGTCGCTGAAAAGAGTGGCTTGAGCAAGAAAGACAGCGAAAAAGCAGTGAACGCAGTGTTGGATGGCATTATGGATGCTACATCCAAAGGAGAAAAGGTTCAGCTCATCGGTTTTGGCACCTTCGAAAAGCGCGACCGCAAAGAAAAGATGGGTCGGAACCCAAGCACAGGCGAAAAGATTCATATCCCTGCCACCAGTGTTCCCGTATTCAAGGCGGGTAAAGCATTTAAAGACAAGTTCTAG
- the spoVT gene encoding stage V sporulation protein T: MKATGIVRRIDDLGRVVIPKEIRRTLKIREGDPLEIFVDRDGEVILKKYSPIGELGDFAKEYADSLYESLGHIACIADRDMIIAVAGAPKKEFLNKTVGPAVEKAMEERRTLKIDKPGQHKECMSCLADDEDCRFSVEVISPIISGGDPIGAVILCSKEANAKMGEMEIKLAETAAGFLAKQMAQ, translated from the coding sequence GTGAAAGCAACGGGCATTGTCAGGCGCATAGATGATCTTGGGCGCGTTGTGATTCCCAAGGAAATTCGGCGAACGTTAAAGATACGCGAAGGTGATCCCCTGGAGATTTTTGTGGATCGGGATGGCGAGGTTATCTTAAAAAAATATTCCCCGATTGGAGAGCTGGGCGATTTTGCAAAGGAATATGCCGACTCGCTTTATGAATCACTTGGACACATAGCATGTATTGCCGACCGGGACATGATTATTGCGGTCGCGGGAGCTCCCAAAAAAGAATTTCTTAACAAAACTGTCGGTCCAGCGGTCGAAAAGGCAATGGAAGAACGCCGAACATTGAAAATTGACAAACCAGGGCAGCATAAAGAGTGTATGAGCTGTCTGGCAGACGATGAAGACTGTCGGTTCTCTGTAGAAGTAATATCACCAATTATTTCCGGGGGCGACCCAATTGGGGCAGTCATCCTCTGCTCCAAAGAGGCGAATGCCAAAATGGGCGAGATGGAGATAAAATTGGCTGAGACGGCCGCCGGATTCTTAGCGAAGCAAATGGCACAGTAA
- the yabQ gene encoding spore cortex biosynthesis protein YabQ, which translates to MSLLIQGMIFLSMSLTGILLGLWLDFYRVLHIKSTRWLRPVLDIMFWLVVTAFVIGALFLVNNLELRLYVFISLGLGLAIYLRLFSKWVMRFYQFLFRVLIKGFQLLLTALRPLWFPVRFIASIVDNFSLIIVTLVAFCYSFLQNKYFQQEKPPSA; encoded by the coding sequence GTGTCTTTGTTAATTCAGGGCATGATTTTTTTGTCGATGTCGTTGACAGGTATTCTGCTTGGCTTGTGGTTAGATTTTTATCGAGTTTTGCATATCAAAAGTACTCGCTGGCTAAGGCCAGTGTTGGACATCATGTTTTGGTTGGTGGTTACAGCGTTTGTCATAGGCGCGTTGTTTTTGGTAAACAATCTTGAGCTCAGGTTATATGTATTCATTAGTTTAGGGTTGGGACTGGCAATTTACTTGCGCTTATTCAGCAAATGGGTGATGCGTTTCTATCAATTTTTGTTTCGAGTGCTAATAAAGGGATTTCAGCTTTTGCTGACTGCTCTGCGTCCGCTCTGGTTCCCGGTGCGTTTTATCGCTTCTATAGTTGACAACTTCAGCCTGATAATAGTAACATTAGTTGCGTTCTGCTATTCTTTTTTACAAAATAAATATTTTCAGCAGGAAAAACCGCCTTCTGCGTAG
- a CDS encoding septum formation initiator family protein translates to MLREAVTMSKVKRVDFTRRRKWLNLLFAGLIVYLVVILINQQSTIASQTEEIAGISSEIAALEEDNAVLKREIDLLHDDPAYIESIIRRELGLVRDSEFLYILPRWQNND, encoded by the coding sequence ATGTTGCGGGAGGCGGTTACAATGTCGAAGGTAAAGCGGGTGGATTTCACCCGCAGACGAAAGTGGCTTAACCTTCTGTTTGCCGGCCTAATTGTTTATCTCGTAGTAATATTAATCAACCAACAATCGACAATTGCCAGTCAAACAGAGGAAATAGCGGGAATTAGCTCAGAAATTGCTGCCTTGGAGGAGGATAACGCTGTCCTAAAGCGGGAAATTGACCTGTTGCATGACGACCCCGCATACATTGAAAGCATTATTCGGCGTGAACTAGGCCTCGTTCGTGATTCTGAGTTTTTGTATATCTTGCCACGCTGGCAAAATAACGATTAA
- the yabP gene encoding sporulation protein YabP, giving the protein MPEPKITANDHKLVLVNQESLEVTGVSRVESFNPEEILLETPAGLLAVKGDDLDIRTLNLEQGVVDIEGLIYEIIYTGEKGSFGKRGFFERIFK; this is encoded by the coding sequence ATGCCTGAACCAAAAATTACAGCCAATGATCATAAGTTAGTGTTGGTAAATCAGGAATCCCTTGAGGTCACAGGCGTTTCCAGGGTGGAGAGTTTCAACCCGGAAGAGATATTGCTGGAAACACCTGCCGGCCTGTTGGCGGTAAAAGGAGACGATCTGGATATTCGGACGCTGAATCTTGAACAGGGCGTGGTAGATATCGAAGGCCTAATCTATGAAATCATCTATACAGGAGAAAAGGGAAGCTTTGGTAAGCGGGGTTTCTTTGAGCGGATTTTTAAGTAA
- a CDS encoding SpoIID/LytB domain-containing protein produces MRRWLCIVLVLVLIGSLGGCRLFRRPVPPAPEPPDGEQKVEIPEEIFQGENTEPELRVYIAEQGQTVTMMFEEYIQGVVAAEMDTDWPVEALAAQAIKARTFTLQKIAEQGTLPNRDAHASSDIQEFQAYNAERINDNVREAVEKTRGLVSVYQGEFVRAWFSAYCGGSTATPEVGLNFQGDPPPYLQPVDCPCYETIDEDEREWTESFSRSQIRNAVRQITGDDPGNFDTVTIASEENGRAHMLEIGGVEVSAPELRLTLDSTEMRSTWYTDINVAGDNVTFSGRGYGHGVGLCQWGARGFAEDNRNAEEIVQLYFPNTSVQQLWE; encoded by the coding sequence ATGAGACGATGGTTATGTATTGTTTTGGTTCTGGTACTGATAGGCAGCTTGGGAGGCTGTCGCCTGTTTCGCCGACCGGTGCCGCCTGCGCCGGAGCCTCCGGATGGAGAACAAAAGGTAGAAATTCCAGAAGAAATTTTTCAGGGTGAAAATACCGAGCCGGAACTTAGGGTATATATTGCCGAACAGGGCCAGACTGTAACAATGATGTTTGAAGAGTATATACAAGGAGTAGTTGCGGCCGAAATGGATACAGATTGGCCGGTGGAGGCGCTGGCCGCCCAAGCAATCAAAGCCCGCACATTTACTTTGCAGAAAATAGCTGAGCAAGGGACTTTACCCAATCGAGATGCCCATGCTTCTTCGGATATACAAGAATTCCAGGCGTATAATGCCGAGCGAATTAACGACAATGTCCGGGAGGCAGTGGAAAAAACAAGGGGATTGGTCAGTGTCTATCAGGGTGAATTCGTCCGCGCTTGGTTTAGCGCCTATTGCGGCGGCAGCACCGCCACGCCGGAAGTGGGTTTAAATTTTCAAGGCGACCCTCCGCCATATTTACAACCGGTTGATTGCCCTTGCTATGAAACCATCGATGAAGATGAGAGAGAATGGACAGAGAGTTTCAGTCGTTCACAGATCCGCAACGCCGTCAGGCAGATAACCGGCGATGACCCCGGAAATTTTGACACTGTAACCATCGCCAGCGAAGAAAATGGTCGTGCCCATATGTTGGAGATCGGTGGGGTGGAAGTCAGCGCTCCCGAGTTGCGTCTTACCCTTGACAGTACCGAAATGCGTTCAACATGGTACACCGATATCAATGTCGCAGGGGATAATGTGACTTTCTCCGGCCGGGGTTATGGCCATGGTGTTGGTTTGTGCCAGTGGGGTGCTCGGGGATTTGCTGAGGACAACCGTAACGCCGAGGAGATTGTCCAATTGTATTTCCCCAACACCAGCGTTCAACAGCTTTGGGAGTAA